From Columba livia isolate bColLiv1 breed racing homer chromosome 5, bColLiv1.pat.W.v2, whole genome shotgun sequence, one genomic window encodes:
- the AKIP1 gene encoding A-kinase-interacting protein 1 isoform X2, which translates to MARPWKRWRGGKPQTPAGFFPEEDSEHLNAAFASIVNLMNEATKECEKYYSFVAASKCKEHEIKHICRYHGRQAGEKELESSKEVRTEASVAPSRAQTCQQRTRQASKDIYIEVSPGTYSVTATSEDMVEQTHVVDVNAGQSVDLTFVL; encoded by the exons ATGGCGCGCCCCTGGAAGCGATGGCGTGGGGGGAAACCCCAAACCCCCGCGGGCTTTTTCCCG GAAGAAGATTCAGAACATCTCAATGCAGCATTTGCTTCAATTGTGAACTTGATGAATGAAGCCACAAAGGAATGCGAG AAGTACTATAGCTTTGTGGCAGCCTCTAAATGCAAAGAGCATGAAATCAAACACATCTGCAGATACCATGGCAGGCaagcaggggaaaaagagcTGGAGTCCTCCAAAGAAGTG AGGACTGAAGCCTCTGTAGCACCCAGTCGAGCTCAAACTTGCCAGCAACGT ACCAGACAAGCTTCCAAAGACATCTACATTGAAGTTTCTCCTGGCACTTACTCTGTCACCGCAACCTCAGAGGACATGGTGGAACAAACACACGTGGTAGATGTCAACGCTGGACAAAGTGTTGATTTAACCTTTGTTCTATGA
- the AKIP1 gene encoding A-kinase-interacting protein 1 isoform X1: MERVRAGRTAGLARAVLERARRRPAGARAGSGPEEDSEHLNAAFASIVNLMNEATKECEKYYSFVAASKCKEHEIKHICRYHGRQAGEKELESSKEVRTEASVAPSRAQTCQQRTRQASKDIYIEVSPGTYSVTATSEDMVEQTHVVDVNAGQSVDLTFVL; the protein is encoded by the exons ATGGAGCGGGTGCGCGCGGGGCGGACGGCGGGACTGGCGCGCGCCGTGCTGGagcgggcgcggcggcggccggcggGAGCGCGAGCGGGatcgggcccg GAAGAAGATTCAGAACATCTCAATGCAGCATTTGCTTCAATTGTGAACTTGATGAATGAAGCCACAAAGGAATGCGAG AAGTACTATAGCTTTGTGGCAGCCTCTAAATGCAAAGAGCATGAAATCAAACACATCTGCAGATACCATGGCAGGCaagcaggggaaaaagagcTGGAGTCCTCCAAAGAAGTG AGGACTGAAGCCTCTGTAGCACCCAGTCGAGCTCAAACTTGCCAGCAACGT ACCAGACAAGCTTCCAAAGACATCTACATTGAAGTTTCTCCTGGCACTTACTCTGTCACCGCAACCTCAGAGGACATGGTGGAACAAACACACGTGGTAGATGTCAACGCTGGACAAAGTGTTGATTTAACCTTTGTTCTATGA
- the AKIP1 gene encoding A-kinase-interacting protein 1 isoform X3 yields MERVRAGRTAGLARAVLERARRRPAGARAGSGPEEDSEHLNAAFASIVNLMNEATKECEKYYSFVAASKCKEHEIKHICRYHGRQAGEKELESSKEVTRQASKDIYIEVSPGTYSVTATSEDMVEQTHVVDVNAGQSVDLTFVL; encoded by the exons ATGGAGCGGGTGCGCGCGGGGCGGACGGCGGGACTGGCGCGCGCCGTGCTGGagcgggcgcggcggcggccggcggGAGCGCGAGCGGGatcgggcccg GAAGAAGATTCAGAACATCTCAATGCAGCATTTGCTTCAATTGTGAACTTGATGAATGAAGCCACAAAGGAATGCGAG AAGTACTATAGCTTTGTGGCAGCCTCTAAATGCAAAGAGCATGAAATCAAACACATCTGCAGATACCATGGCAGGCaagcaggggaaaaagagcTGGAGTCCTCCAAAGAAGTG ACCAGACAAGCTTCCAAAGACATCTACATTGAAGTTTCTCCTGGCACTTACTCTGTCACCGCAACCTCAGAGGACATGGTGGAACAAACACACGTGGTAGATGTCAACGCTGGACAAAGTGTTGATTTAACCTTTGTTCTATGA
- the AKIP1 gene encoding A-kinase-interacting protein 1 isoform X4, which yields MEREEDSEHLNAAFASIVNLMNEATKECEKYYSFVAASKCKEHEIKHICRYHGRQAGEKELESSKEVRTEASVAPSRAQTCQQRTRQASKDIYIEVSPGTYSVTATSEDMVEQTHVVDVNAGQSVDLTFVL from the exons ATGGAGCGG GAAGAAGATTCAGAACATCTCAATGCAGCATTTGCTTCAATTGTGAACTTGATGAATGAAGCCACAAAGGAATGCGAG AAGTACTATAGCTTTGTGGCAGCCTCTAAATGCAAAGAGCATGAAATCAAACACATCTGCAGATACCATGGCAGGCaagcaggggaaaaagagcTGGAGTCCTCCAAAGAAGTG AGGACTGAAGCCTCTGTAGCACCCAGTCGAGCTCAAACTTGCCAGCAACGT ACCAGACAAGCTTCCAAAGACATCTACATTGAAGTTTCTCCTGGCACTTACTCTGTCACCGCAACCTCAGAGGACATGGTGGAACAAACACACGTGGTAGATGTCAACGCTGGACAAAGTGTTGATTTAACCTTTGTTCTATGA